The DNA sequence TTCTTCGCCACGGGCGCCTACTCCGCGCTGGTCCTCATCCTCGCCTTCAACGCGACGCTGCCCTTTCAGATCCTGGCGGGGGCGCTCGCCGCCGGGCTGCTGGGGCTCGGCATCGGGTACCTCACGCTCCGCCTCCGCGGGGTCTTCTTCTCCATCGCCACGCTCGCGCTGTCCGTGGTGCTCCAGACCGTGGTCTCGAACTGGGAGTACGTCGGGGGAGGCAAGGGCCTCAGCATCATCAGGCCCAAGCCCCCGGCGCTGTTCCCCAGCCACGCCGAGTACCTCTTCGTGGTGATGGTGCTCCTCGCCGCGGCGTCGGTGGCGCTGGCCTGGTGGATCGAGCATTCCTGGGTGGGCCGGGGGCTGGCCGCCATCCGCGACAACGAGGAGGCGGCCGAGTGCATGGGCGTCCCCACGCTCAGGCTCAAGCTCTTCGCCACCACGCTGAGCGGCTGCCTGATGGGGGTGGCCGGGACGCCCTTTCCCTACTACGTGACTCTCGTGGAGCCGGGCTCGGTCTTCAGCCTCGACTACGCGGTGAACAGCCTGGCCATGCCGATGATCGGCGGGACGACGACGTGGGTCGGCCCCATCATCGGGGCCGTCCTGCTCGGCACCGCCCAGCAGGTGGCCACGGTCACGATCTCCTCGGAGCTGAACCTCCTCATCGTGGGCATCGTCCT is a window from the Candidatus Rokuibacteriota bacterium genome containing:
- a CDS encoding branched-chain amino acid ABC transporter permease gives rise to the protein MGGNRYIYFAGYVVLQYIVLATAWNVLGGYTGYVNFGTAAFFATGAYSALVLILAFNATLPFQILAGALAAGLLGLGIGYLTLRLRGVFFSIATLALSVVLQTVVSNWEYVGGGKGLSIIRPKPPALFPSHAEYLFVVMVLLAAASVALAWWIEHSWVGRGLAAIRDNEEAAECMGVPTLRLKLFATTLSGCLMGVAGTPFPYYVTLVEPGSVFSLDYAVNSLAMPMIGGTTTWVGPIIGAVLLGTAQQVATVTISSELNLLIVGIVLVAFVMLAPQGIVGLVQRLFRRRGA